From the Lolium rigidum isolate FL_2022 chromosome 2, APGP_CSIRO_Lrig_0.1, whole genome shotgun sequence genome, one window contains:
- the LOC124690307 gene encoding uncharacterized protein LOC124690307 has product MDRPQRRNPSIRPLKPPRPPGGLPFRPPPASRPAAEPSSPDGRPRKKVRFASEPGSHHIQARQDANTGRAEKSKPQGSGAKTSEFKFFKKMWEQSGCVSHSSRQPHQNNVPSISKQKEGERIEAHNATSQKKFPVQKVTLCPDQAPATPLNNAFSNERVEVQAPHSEHDSHDTPQLKPCDGAPAGHVFTPMIQTPFELTGISRNTEPGSGRMFSEKRRNLLKLASKTAAMESCELLQKRSEFFADIMQRLGASNIIRKHHKEPMRQREMVHGQTPSDPGGHSDNLLEYRDDFNSLSKLRSGKESSSYTSDGSHQFLALPWVDNRGLSSFLDWENGLSCRGNEAHQFMPLPSAYITDVSSSGWKRDTVRNQVSNLLLEDAQPLKKGKSASANGLGGNIQSEPYDHHGCDPMLLVTSVPKRFSFPCQTREQSVVPYALSNTSWQPEFSRSLEHCPSRSVGLEGEDLTDAGLFGNSAAELPSAFDQPHEKYTSSRFLDFRDGVLDNNGFSGISNFHASESNSFLLKPNTSCMDSICSTSDYPFEQGSKSLCGSAVRISCLAGMAGMETEAELFDNSDTGLVHGMDLVPVTFTASSFSKYPGIVDRHHDPKDRNSILPVGADDTCLDSLSPYSEHPCKRNWENTSDFSTELWSSSHHAQSRDGSLGAMFGFMSDQSICSDFEDDHSMALVAANPKSSFFGTSDRAFFDSRSAMDSISETPMLSLDCVRW; this is encoded by the exons ATGGATCGTCCCCAGCGCCGGAACCCTAGCATCCGCCCTCTTAAGCCGCCGCGGCCACCAGGAGGCCTGCCCTTCCGGCCCCCGCCGGCGTCGAGGCCCGCCGCCGAGCCCTCCTCTCCAG ATGGAAGGCCAAGGAAAAAGGTTCGATTTGCAAGTGAACCTGGCAGTCATCACATACAGGCAAGACAGGATGCCAACACAGGCAGAGCTGAGAAATCTAAGCCACAAG GTTCTGGTGCGAAAACATCCGAATTCAAATTCTTTAAGAAAATGTGGGAACAGTCAGGCTGTGTATCTCATTCCTCTAGGCAACCTCATCAAAACAATGTGCCAAGCATATCCAAGCAAAAAGAGGGCGAGAGAATCG AAGCACATAATGCGACGTCGCAAAAGAAGTTCCCTGTCCAGAAGGTTACCTTGTGTCCTGATCAGGCCCCTGCTACACCCTTGAATAATGCATTTTCTAATGAGCGAGTAGAAGTGCAAGCCCCACATTCTG AACATGACAGTCATGATACACCTCAGTTAAAACCATGTGATGGTGCCCCAGCTGGTCATGTTTtcacacccatgattcagacaccATTTGAACTTACAGGGATTTCAAGAAATACTG AACCTGGGAGTGGACGGATGTTTTCAGAAAAGAGAAGAAATTTATTAAAGCTAGCTTCAAAAACAGCGGCAATGGAAAGTTGTGAGTTATTGCAAAAAAG ATCAGAATTTTTTGCTGATATCATGCAAAGGTTAGGCGCCAGCAACATAATAAGAAAG CACCATAAAGAGCCCATGAGACAGAGGGAAATGGTTCACGGACAAACTCCTTCTGATCCCGGGGGTCATTCTGATAACCTTCTTGAATAcagggacgacttcaattcattaAGTAAACTGAGATCAGGAAAAGAGTCGTCCTCTTATACAAGTGACGGATCACATCAATTCCTAGCCTTGCCATGGGTAGACAATCGGGGCCTTTCAAGTTTTCTTGATTGGGAAAACGGCTTATCTTGCAGGGGCAATGAAGCTCATCAGTTCATGCCACTGCCATCAGCATATATTACAGATGTTTCAAGTTCTGGTTGGAAAAGAGACACTGTTCGCAACCAGGTTTCCAACTTGTTGCTAGAAGATGCCCAACCTCTCAAAAAAGGCAAATCAGCTTCAGCTAATGGATTGGGCGGTAATATTCAAAGTGAGCCATATGATCATCATGGATGTGATCCTATGTTGTTGGTAACATCAGTTCCAAAGCGATTCTCCTTCCCCTGTCAGACCAGAGAGCAGTCAGTTGTACCGTATGCGCTATCAAATACTTCCTGGCAGCCTGAGTTTTCCAGATCCCTAGAGCATTGTCCTTCTAGGTCAGTTGGATTAGAGGGGGAGGACTTGACTGATGCAGGATTGTTTGGTAATTCTGCTGCTGAACTTCCATCTGCATTTGACCAACCACATGAGAAATACActtcttcaagatttttggacttCAGAGATGGAGTTCTTGATAACAATGGTTTTAGCGGTATCTCCAACTTCCATGCTAGTGAGAGCAACAGCTTTCTATTGAAGCCAAACACAAGTTGCATGGATTCCATATGTTCAACTTCAGATTATCCTTTTGAGCAGGGCTCGAAAAGCCTTTGTGGCTCTGCTGTCCGTATATCATGTTTGGCTGGAATGGCTGGAATGGAGACAGAGGCAGAGTTGTTTGATAATTCTGATACCGGGCTTGTACATGGGATGGATCTGGTTCCTGTGACATTCACTGCTTCAAGTTTTTCCAAGTATCCTGGAATTGTTGATCGTCATCATGACCCAAAGGACCGCAACAGCATTTTGCCCGTGGGTGCAGATGATACTTGTCTGGATTCCTTGTCTCCATATTCAGAACATCCTTGTAAGCGAAACTGGGAAAATACTAGTGATTTCTCTACAGAACTGtggtcatcatcacatcatgcccAGTCTCGTGATGGCAGTTTGGGAGCTATGTTCGGTTTCATGTCGGATCAAAGTATTTGCAGTGACTTTGAAGATGACCACAGTATGGCGCTAGTTGCAGCCAACCCCAAGAGCAGTTTTTTTGGTACATCTGATCGCGCGTTCTTTGATTCTCGCTCTGCTATGGATAGCATCAGCGAGACTCCCATGTTGTCTCTTGATTGCGTAAGGTGGTAG